The window GAAAAAAATAAAGTTCCTAACCTCAAAGTTCCATCAAGAGGTACCGGAAACATTGTTTACGATGATGCTAAAAGATACTACGTATTAGGTGACAGATACGGAAGAAGATCTTTAGGTAATGTAAAGCAAATCAGAAAATTGGGCCAAATGGTTTACGTTGCTAACTTCTGTAAGGACTTGGTTGCAAGGGAAAAGACCGCTACCATCAGGGAAATGTATTATGTTTCCGAAGGATGGGGAATCAGTTTCAAAAACCAGCAGGAATCCAACATCGTCGGTGAAGACCTGGAAGTAACTTTAGGTACCACCCGTGAAGATTTAGGATTAATGCCTGAGGAAGACGGAGCATCAGTATATGGAGACCTTACCCTTTTCGATGAAGTGGAAGTTAATGCTTCAAAAATGGGAAAATCCGGATATACAATCTCCCCAACAATTGACCAGGTTGATTTCCTTGATTGTAATGTAGATAAGGTATTGGCTGTGGAAACCATGGGAATGTTCCACAGGTTGGTTCAGGAAAACGCTCATAAAAGATTTAACTGTTTAATCGTTGGGCTTAAAGGACAAGCCGCTCGTGCTACAAGAAGATTCATTAAAAGGGTTAACACTGAACTTGACTTACCAGTATACATCTGTAACGACGGAGACCCTTGGGGATTCCACATTGCACAGGTAATTATTTCCGGAAGTGCAAAATTAGCTCACGTTAACCATGACTTAGCTACTCCTGACGCTAAATTCATTGGAGTAACAGCATCTGACATTATCAATTACGACCTACCTACTGATAAACTCAAAGATGTTGACGTTCTAAGGCTTAAAGAGCTTTCTAAAGACCCAAGGTATAAAGGCGATTTCTGGCAAACTGAAATTAAGAAAATGCTTAAGATCGGTAAGAAAGCAGAACAGCAATCTTTCTCCAAGTATGGGCTTGAGTATGTTGTAGATACTTATTTCCCAGCTAAATTTGAAGAAATGGAAAATCAAGCATAAGCTTGAAATTTTCCTCCTTACTTTTTTTTATTTTTTCATTATTTTTTTAGATATCTTTATATACTATAACGGCAATATACCCTAGTAGGTATAGGTTGTGTTATTTTGAAAGAATGTATGGATAGTGCAAATTTACATAGAAGACTTAAAAAGATAATCGGACAATTGAATGCAATTGATCGTATGATTGATGAGGACATTCCATGTGAACAGATTTTAATGCAGGTAAATGCATCAAAATCAGCATTACATAAAGTCGGACACATTATTGTTGAAGGACACTTGGAACATTGCGTAAAGGAAGCCATTGAGAACAAGGATTCCGATGAAGCAATAAGTGACATTTCATCAATTTTGGAATACTACTCAAGGCTATAATTTTTTTTAAAATAACCTTATACCCTATGGGGTATACTTATACCATGGGGTGTTTAAAATGAGATTCACAAAATACCAAATAATAGACATAACATTAATATCAATCTCAATAATTAGTTTAATTACAAGCTTTGTCCTATCTCTCGATTATATCTCCTGGATATCTGTCATCCTTTGTGGAATACCAATATTTAAGGAATGTATCGAAGGACTGGTTACAAAATTTGACATAAAAGCGAATTTGCTGGTTTCAATAGCAATCATAGCATCAATAATAATTGGCGAGGTTTTTGCTGCCGGTGAAATTGCAACAATCATGGCGATTGGGGGATTTTTAGAGGAATACACCGTGTCAAAAACACAGGTGAAAATAAAAGAGCTTGCCAACATGACCCATCAATTTGCAACAAGAATAAGGAATGGAATTGAAGAAAGAATACCTGTTGAAAATGTACAAGTCGGAGATATCTTAAAGGTGCTTCCTGGAGAAAGCATTCCAACTGATGGAATCATAATTAAAGGTGAAGCCTCAATTAACCAATCAACCTTGACTGGAGAATCCCTGCCGATAGATAAAAAGGAAAATGATGAGATATACAGCGGAACCATAAATCTTTATGGTTCATTTACAATGAAAGCAACAAAAATCAGCCAAGACAGTTCTCTTCAACGACTAATCAAATTGGTGGAATCCTCCAAACCGGAAAATGCAAAAATCGTCAGGACTGCGGACAAATGGGCGACATTGATTGTTGTAATAGCATTTGCCGCATCAGTTCTGACATACTTATACACATTTGAAATAATCAGATCAGTGACAATTCTTGTTGTATTCTGTCCATGCGCATTGGTATTGGCCACCCCAACCGCAATCATGGCTGCAATCGGCAATCTGACAAAATACGGAATTCTCATTAAAGATGGACAATCCCTGGAAGAATTGGCCCATGTTGATGAACTGATATTTGATAAAACTGGAACCTTGACAAATGGAACTCCAAAAGTTGTTAATGTCACCTCAGACAATCCTGAAGAAATGATGTATCTAATTTCATCCCTTGAATCAAAATCAGAACATCCATTGGCTAAAGCCATAGTCCAACATTACAATAGCAATGACCTAGCTAAAGTGGATAACTTTAAAATCCATATAGGAGAGGGAGTGAGCGGAAGCATCAACGGCTCAAGGATAATTGCGGGAAACAAAAAACTTTTAAAATCAGAGAATGTTCCGCTGGATGGTATTGCAGAATGTCAAAATGGAGAAATCCAAATATATGTTGCAAAGGATGGCGAATACCTTGGCTGCGTATACCTTGCGGACACCTTAAGAAAAAACACCAGCAAAACAATAAGAAGACTAAAAGGATTGAGGATAAAAACAACATTATTGACAGGGGATAACGAAAAAACAGCCAAATACATAGCTGAAAAGATAAAAATCAGAAACGTTAAATTCAACTGTTTGCCCCAAGACAAAACCGAATATATCGCAAGAGAGCAAATTCTTGGCCACAAGGTTGCAATGATTGGGGACGGCATAAACGATGCCCCATCACTGAAAAAGGCAAATGTCGGAATAGCTATGGGGAATATCGGAAGCGATATCAGCGTTGATGCCTCCAACATCACATTGGTCAATGACAATATAGATGATGTTCCCCAACTGATTGCAGTT of the Methanobrevibacter thaueri genome contains:
- a CDS encoding DNA topoisomerase IV subunit A; the encoded protein is MAKAKKEEKSHKELRKEYTYNKLKGLGQEIIEEIEKNKVPNLKVPSRGTGNIVYDDAKRYYVLGDRYGRRSLGNVKQIRKLGQMVYVANFCKDLVAREKTATIREMYYVSEGWGISFKNQQESNIVGEDLEVTLGTTREDLGLMPEEDGASVYGDLTLFDEVEVNASKMGKSGYTISPTIDQVDFLDCNVDKVLAVETMGMFHRLVQENAHKRFNCLIVGLKGQAARATRRFIKRVNTELDLPVYICNDGDPWGFHIAQVIISGSAKLAHVNHDLATPDAKFIGVTASDIINYDLPTDKLKDVDVLRLKELSKDPRYKGDFWQTEIKKMLKIGKKAEQQSFSKYGLEYVVDTYFPAKFEEMENQA
- a CDS encoding metal-sensing transcriptional repressor; amino-acid sequence: MKECMDSANLHRRLKKIIGQLNAIDRMIDEDIPCEQILMQVNASKSALHKVGHIIVEGHLEHCVKEAIENKDSDEAISDISSILEYYSRL
- a CDS encoding heavy metal translocating P-type ATPase, translating into MRFTKYQIIDITLISISIISLITSFVLSLDYISWISVILCGIPIFKECIEGLVTKFDIKANLLVSIAIIASIIIGEVFAAGEIATIMAIGGFLEEYTVSKTQVKIKELANMTHQFATRIRNGIEERIPVENVQVGDILKVLPGESIPTDGIIIKGEASINQSTLTGESLPIDKKENDEIYSGTINLYGSFTMKATKISQDSSLQRLIKLVESSKPENAKIVRTADKWATLIVVIAFAASVLTYLYTFEIIRSVTILVVFCPCALVLATPTAIMAAIGNLTKYGILIKDGQSLEELAHVDELIFDKTGTLTNGTPKVVNVTSDNPEEMMYLISSLESKSEHPLAKAIVQHYNSNDLAKVDNFKIHIGEGVSGSINGSRIIAGNKKLLKSENVPLDGIAECQNGEIQIYVAKDGEYLGCVYLADTLRKNTSKTIRRLKGLRIKTTLLTGDNEKTAKYIAEKIKIRNVKFNCLPQDKTEYIAREQILGHKVAMIGDGINDAPSLKKANVGIAMGNIGSDISVDASNITLVNDNIDDVPQLIAVARRSIKVISTGIAFALALNIVAMALAILGLLNPIEGALIHNIGSVIVIVYSSTLVNYKISKKDCRNPQKLGITKTLNKPMT